One region of Candidatus Methylomirabilota bacterium genomic DNA includes:
- the metK gene encoding methionine adenosyltransferase, whose translation MPKLYLFTSESVTEGHPDKIADQISDAVLDAIFTQDPYGRVACETLVTTGLAFVAGEISTKCYVDIPRVVRETIRDIGYTRAKYGFDYETCGVINAIQEQSPDIALGVDIQGAGDQGLMFGYASDETPELMPMPIMLAHKLARRLAEVRRTEILDYLRPDGKSQVTVEYLDGKPNRIDTVVISTQHSAEVPLKQIREDVIEQVILPILPKALVDLDSITYHINPTGRFVIGGPHGDTGLTGRKLIADTYGGVGSHGGGAFSGKDPTKVDRSGAYNARYIAKNFVAAGLAKKCEVQLAYAIGVADPVSVLVDTKGTGAIPDEELMKMVRTHFELTPAGMIKALDLRRPIYKQTAAYGHFGRTEPDFTWERTDKAEELKKEAGRLGAGSIDERSAISDQHSAKDTLG comes from the coding sequence ATGCCCAAGCTGTATCTGTTCACGTCGGAATCGGTGACGGAAGGTCACCCCGACAAGATCGCCGACCAGATCTCTGATGCCGTACTTGACGCCATCTTCACGCAGGACCCTTATGGCCGGGTGGCCTGTGAAACGCTGGTCACGACGGGCTTGGCCTTTGTGGCCGGGGAGATTTCTACCAAGTGTTATGTGGACATCCCAAGGGTGGTTCGCGAAACGATCAGGGACATCGGTTATACGAGGGCGAAATACGGCTTTGATTACGAGACCTGCGGCGTGATCAACGCTATTCAGGAGCAGTCCCCTGACATCGCGTTGGGGGTGGATATCCAGGGGGCGGGAGATCAGGGGTTGATGTTCGGGTATGCCAGCGATGAGACACCAGAATTGATGCCGATGCCGATCATGCTGGCCCACAAGCTGGCCAGGCGCCTGGCCGAGGTTCGGCGTACGGAGATCCTGGATTACCTTCGGCCGGATGGCAAATCGCAGGTCACGGTCGAATATCTTGATGGGAAGCCGAATCGAATCGATACGGTCGTCATCTCTACCCAGCACAGCGCTGAGGTTCCGTTAAAGCAGATCCGGGAAGATGTCATTGAGCAGGTGATTCTTCCGATTCTCCCCAAGGCGTTGGTGGACTTGGATTCGATTACCTATCACATCAATCCTACCGGCCGCTTTGTCATCGGTGGTCCGCACGGCGACACGGGGCTCACCGGCCGGAAGTTGATCGCGGATACCTATGGCGGTGTCGGGAGCCACGGAGGTGGCGCCTTCTCCGGGAAGGACCCGACGAAGGTCGATCGATCTGGGGCGTACAATGCCAGGTATATTGCAAAGAATTTCGTGGCGGCCGGCTTAGCGAAGAAATGTGAGGTTCAACTGGCCTATGCGATCGGCGTCGCCGACCCGGTGTCGGTGTTGGTCGATACGAAGGGAACAGGGGCGATACCGGATGAGGAGTTGATGAAAATGGTCCGGACGCACTTTGAGCTGACCCCGGCCGGGATGATCAAGGCACTCGATCTTCGGCGTCCGATCTATAAGCAGACTGCGGCCTATGGCCATTTCGGCCGCACAGAACCTGATTTTACGTGGGAACGAACCGACAAGGCCGAGGAACTGAAAAAAGAGGCCGGCCGGCTGGGAGCTGGGAGCATAGACGAGCGGTCAGCTATCAGCGATCAGCATTCAGCAAAAGACACTCTTGGCTGA
- a CDS encoding HAD hydrolase family protein, with protein MSSNLRLQEKAKAIRLLITDVDGVLTDGRIFYSAEGVESQAFFVRDGLGLRMAQQAGLLTAILTGRVSRAVTHRAKELGISEIHQGALNKLEVYEILLQRYGLTDEAAAYVGDDLNDLPLLGRAGLSAAPADAHPEVRAQVAFVTTQAGGCGAVREVIDLILKAQGRWEEFIGR; from the coding sequence ATGTCAAGCAACCTCAGACTTCAGGAAAAGGCGAAGGCGATACGTCTGCTCATAACGGACGTGGATGGCGTCCTGACTGACGGACGCATCTTCTACAGTGCTGAGGGGGTGGAGAGTCAGGCATTCTTCGTGAGGGACGGCCTGGGTCTTCGCATGGCCCAACAAGCGGGGTTACTGACGGCGATCCTGACGGGGCGCGTGTCGAGGGCGGTTACCCACCGTGCGAAGGAGTTGGGTATTTCTGAGATCCACCAAGGAGCCCTGAACAAGCTCGAAGTGTACGAGATACTCCTTCAGCGGTATGGCCTGACCGATGAGGCGGCGGCGTATGTCGGTGATGATCTGAACGACCTACCGTTGCTCGGTCGGGCCGGCCTCTCTGCGGCGCCGGCTGATGCTCATCCGGAGGTGAGGGCGCAGGTTGCCTTTGTGACGACGCAGGCCGGCGGCTGCGGCGCGGTCCGGGAGGTAATCGACCTGATTCTGAAGGCTCAGGGTCGATGGGAAGAGTTCATCGGACGATGA
- a CDS encoding glycosyltransferase family 39 protein: protein MGELRGAGYEVNSPSAPDIPPFAKGGAGGCGIGGCLEKEWLVLGALLVWVLFVFYSHLGIPLRGDEGMYAAIARRMVRTGDWLQLVYEGRPYVNKPPLHFWLMALSLVLWGPTEFAIRFPSATFGIGLVFLVYFSGKLLFDRRLGVIAALITTTTLAAVWHAHQARFDVELAFWMNLAFFAFYVAYRGGGRRLSYLCFAFLSMALATILKGPVGFLLPAVAAFGFVVLTRRSRVLAEIPYLLVGLAIFLLVTVPYYLELGDEFNRHFFVDENLTRVVHAPNSPFFYLVMIFAVFFPWSLFLPCVSLYLWRSHVRPLGEADLLLRVWFIGFFVLLSLPAGKAERFLVYLIPPFALLMARYWDHLFRYANTLSSTETRLLRVTACLLGLVGALGLFIGPRLIQLRFLMPGDFWSIPFALLLGIGCIAVLYTACRCQPPAIFSSVVAVAIAMTIGLVQYFYPTLARHESAKVIAEQISAVVGDAPLVIYHPGRSFGEDILYYLDRPSPVPELQTPDEIYAAFEAGPQIFGLLSKSSFEELERRGNLPIMRLANHSYRQRDFVLVKNRARS, encoded by the coding sequence ATGGGCGAACTGCGAGGTGCGGGGTACGAAGTAAATTCTCCTTCAGCCCCAGACATCCCCCCTTTTGCAAAGGGCGGTGCGGGGGGATGTGGGATAGGGGGATGTCTGGAAAAGGAGTGGCTGGTCCTGGGCGCTCTGCTCGTCTGGGTGCTTTTCGTCTTCTACTCGCATCTGGGCATACCCCTCAGAGGCGACGAGGGGATGTACGCGGCCATTGCGCGAAGGATGGTTCGGACCGGGGACTGGCTGCAGCTTGTCTACGAGGGACGTCCCTATGTGAACAAACCCCCACTGCATTTCTGGCTTATGGCGCTGTCCCTTGTCCTGTGGGGGCCGACTGAGTTTGCCATTCGATTTCCATCAGCGACCTTCGGGATCGGGCTGGTGTTCCTCGTGTACTTTAGTGGAAAGCTGCTGTTCGACCGACGGCTTGGCGTAATTGCGGCGCTTATCACGACCACTACGCTTGCCGCTGTCTGGCATGCTCATCAAGCGAGATTCGATGTCGAGCTTGCCTTTTGGATGAATCTCGCATTCTTCGCCTTTTATGTGGCCTATCGCGGAGGCGGGCGTCGGCTCAGCTATCTGTGTTTCGCCTTCCTGTCGATGGCCCTGGCAACCATCTTGAAGGGCCCCGTAGGTTTCCTGCTGCCGGCAGTTGCGGCGTTCGGCTTTGTGGTGCTGACACGGCGATCCAGGGTCCTCGCAGAAATTCCGTACCTGCTGGTTGGCCTGGCAATCTTTCTGCTGGTTACCGTGCCCTATTATCTGGAGTTAGGCGATGAGTTTAACCGGCACTTTTTTGTCGACGAGAATCTGACCCGCGTCGTCCATGCGCCAAACTCACCGTTTTTCTACCTCGTCATGATCTTTGCGGTTTTCTTTCCCTGGAGCCTCTTTCTCCCATGTGTAAGTCTGTATCTCTGGAGATCGCATGTTCGTCCTCTTGGCGAAGCGGACCTGCTGCTTCGCGTCTGGTTCATCGGATTTTTCGTGCTCTTGAGCCTGCCGGCAGGGAAGGCCGAGCGGTTTCTCGTATATCTTATCCCGCCCTTTGCCCTGTTGATGGCCCGATACTGGGACCATCTCTTTCGGTATGCAAATACCCTGTCGTCGACGGAGACCCGCCTGCTCCGGGTTACGGCCTGCCTTCTGGGTCTGGTTGGCGCGTTGGGCTTGTTTATTGGCCCAAGGCTCATTCAGCTGCGATTTCTCATGCCTGGTGATTTCTGGTCTATCCCGTTTGCACTGCTTTTAGGTATCGGGTGCATAGCTGTCCTCTACACCGCCTGCAGGTGTCAACCGCCGGCTATCTTTTCGAGCGTGGTGGCGGTCGCCATCGCGATGACTATCGGTCTGGTTCAGTACTTTTATCCTACGCTTGCCAGACACGAATCTGCAAAGGTCATTGCCGAGCAGATCAGCGCGGTTGTGGGTGACGCCCCTCTGGTGATTTATCACCCGGGGCGGTCGTTTGGTGAGGATATCCTGTATTATCTGGATCGACCATCGCCGGTGCCGGAACTTCAGACCCCGGACGAGATCTACGCGGCCTTTGAGGCCGGGCCGCAGATCTTCGGTCTTCTGAGCAAAAGCAGCTTCGAGGAGCTTGAACGCCGAGGCAACCTCCCGATCATGCGTCTTGCGAATCATTCGTATCGCCAGCGGGACTTTGTCCTGGTGAAGAATCGGGCGCGGTCATGA
- a CDS encoding KpsF/GutQ family sugar-phosphate isomerase: MIADRGRHVLQIEAEAILALIPKLNERFDRAVEILRDCRGRVVLTGMGKSGSVAQKIASTMASTGTPAFFLHPAEGGHGDLGMLVRGDVVIAVSNSGETDELVGLLPAIKRLGLTLIALVGDSASTLARQSDVAIDVGVAKEACPLALAPTASTTAALAMGDALAVVLLEQRGFTEADFALLHPAGSLGRRLLWRVKDLMHVGERLPIIAQDALMRDAVTEISRKQLGMTAVVDEAGILTGILTDGDLRRALQRGIDLLQRQVRDCMTPNPRTIDKDALAAKALEVMERHAITSLLSVDHEAKPDGVIHLHDLLRAGVV; the protein is encoded by the coding sequence ATGATTGCCGATCGAGGGCGACACGTGTTGCAGATCGAGGCCGAGGCGATCCTGGCCTTGATCCCGAAACTTAATGAGCGGTTCGACCGGGCCGTCGAGATCCTCCGGGACTGCCGGGGCCGGGTCGTGCTGACCGGCATGGGCAAGTCCGGCTCGGTTGCTCAGAAGATTGCCTCCACCATGGCCAGCACCGGAACCCCTGCGTTCTTTCTCCACCCCGCCGAGGGGGGGCATGGCGATCTGGGAATGCTGGTCCGTGGCGATGTCGTGATTGCGGTCTCGAACAGCGGTGAGACGGATGAGCTTGTGGGCTTGCTCCCCGCGATCAAACGGCTCGGCCTCACACTGATCGCGCTGGTCGGCGATTCTGCTTCTACCCTTGCCCGACAGAGCGATGTTGCCATCGATGTCGGTGTAGCGAAAGAAGCCTGCCCGCTGGCATTGGCGCCGACTGCCAGCACCACGGCAGCCTTGGCAATGGGCGATGCGCTCGCTGTTGTCCTGCTCGAGCAGCGCGGCTTCACCGAGGCCGACTTTGCCCTCCTGCATCCGGCCGGCAGTCTGGGGAGGCGACTGCTTTGGCGGGTGAAGGACCTGATGCATGTCGGCGAGCGACTCCCTATCATCGCGCAGGATGCGCTCATGCGTGACGCAGTCACCGAGATTTCGCGAAAGCAGCTCGGGATGACCGCTGTGGTGGACGAGGCCGGGATCCTCACCGGGATCCTGACCGATGGCGACCTTCGGCGGGCGCTCCAAAGAGGGATCGATCTATTGCAGCGGCAGGTCAGAGACTGTATGACGCCAAACCCCAGGACTATCGACAAGGACGCCCTTGCGGCCAAGGCGCTGGAGGTTATGGAACGGCACGCGATCACCTCCCTGCTGAGTGTAGATCACGAGGCGAAGCCGGATGGGGTCATCCATCTGCACGATCTTTTGAGGGCTGGGGTGGTATAG
- the rfaQ gene encoding putative lipopolysaccharide heptosyltransferase III: MSTSGMVAPERILVIKLRYLGDVLLSTPVIASLRAVFPKAVLSMLVNPGTETMIATNPYLDEVLIAERAGSPLRQLKFAAALRRRRFDLVLDLTDGDRAAILSRLTGAATRVGFNREGRWRGRLYTHLVPVQEQPIPMIRQHLMALEVLGIPVAPSLPILKIRASDEAAAGAALGAVDILSGERFVAVHPGARWWFKSWPAARFAGLIDYIQGKLGIKVVLLGSVADQETAEAILSRVETGCRSLVGRLTLLELAGLLRQAALLVGNDNGPMHIAAAMGTPVVGLFGPADPRIWGPAGQGHATLYKGVDCRPCFPGGCQRGEQNCMRLIELDEVIPVVERMLGTPPERTEIL; encoded by the coding sequence ATGTCGACCTCTGGCATGGTCGCACCAGAGCGGATATTGGTGATCAAACTGAGATACCTGGGCGATGTGTTGCTCAGCACCCCCGTTATCGCCTCCTTGCGGGCGGTCTTTCCAAAAGCGGTCCTTTCAATGCTGGTCAATCCGGGTACCGAGACGATGATTGCCACCAACCCTTATTTGGATGAGGTGCTGATCGCGGAGCGGGCAGGGTCGCCGCTGCGTCAACTGAAATTCGCTGCGGCGCTGCGTCGGCGCCGCTTCGATCTCGTGCTCGATCTGACCGATGGAGACCGCGCGGCGATCCTGAGCCGACTCACCGGAGCGGCGACTAGAGTCGGCTTCAATCGAGAAGGTCGCTGGCGTGGGCGACTCTACACGCATCTGGTCCCGGTGCAGGAGCAGCCGATTCCGATGATCCGCCAGCATCTGATGGCGCTGGAGGTGCTGGGGATTCCGGTTGCCCCTTCGTTGCCTATACTCAAGATTCGAGCGTCCGATGAGGCGGCCGCTGGCGCTGCCCTCGGCGCCGTCGACATCTTGTCCGGTGAGCGCTTTGTGGCGGTGCATCCAGGTGCCCGGTGGTGGTTTAAAAGCTGGCCTGCTGCGCGGTTTGCGGGCCTGATCGACTATATTCAGGGGAAGCTCGGGATCAAGGTGGTGCTGCTCGGTTCCGTTGCAGATCAGGAGACCGCTGAGGCAATCCTGAGCCGGGTAGAAACCGGCTGTCGTTCGCTGGTCGGGCGCTTGACGCTCTTGGAGTTGGCCGGGCTGCTCCGACAGGCTGCCCTCCTTGTTGGAAACGACAACGGACCAATGCATATCGCGGCTGCGATGGGCACGCCGGTGGTCGGCCTTTTTGGTCCTGCCGATCCGAGGATCTGGGGACCGGCCGGTCAGGGTCATGCCACGCTCTACAAGGGGGTGGATTGCCGGCCCTGCTTCCCGGGCGGGTGCCAGCGTGGGGAGCAGAACTGCATGCGATTGATCGAGCTTGATGAGGTGATCCCCGTCGTAGAGCGGATGCTCGGGACTCCGCCAGAGCGGACCGAGATTCTATGA
- a CDS encoding glycosyltransferase family 4 protein: MRIGIDANPMFIRQAGIGQYVANLVTHMGRLAPEDEFVLYRTGMWGESKSPAGWSGHVRVVSAPKLLLRVRSRLDDLDVYHGTSYRLRGIGRCGSIVTIHDLAAERMPGIAPRRWRARLASEKTRRTVHQATLVVVPSEQAARDVGDLMGVPREKIEIINQGVGDDYYPERVAGGREALCRRYALPRDRYVLFVGTLEPRKNIPTLVRAFGGMTRIRRSHCLVLVGAPGQGIEEISDVVRGSGLDGEVVMPGYLPPEEVRRLYSYADLFVYPSLYEGFGLPPLEAMACGTPTITSNTSSLPEVVGEAALQVDPRDPEALADAMNAILEDETLAVMLRARGFDRIKQFSWERTARETLQAYRRVGSR; this comes from the coding sequence GTGCGTATCGGCATTGACGCGAATCCGATGTTCATACGACAGGCCGGGATCGGCCAATATGTGGCCAACCTGGTCACGCACATGGGGCGCTTGGCCCCCGAGGATGAGTTTGTGCTGTACCGCACCGGTATGTGGGGCGAGTCGAAGAGCCCGGCGGGATGGAGCGGGCATGTTCGCGTGGTTTCCGCTCCAAAACTCCTGCTGCGGGTGAGGAGCCGGCTTGACGATTTGGATGTCTACCATGGGACGAGCTATCGGCTTCGGGGCATCGGCAGATGTGGGAGTATCGTCACTATCCATGACCTGGCGGCCGAACGGATGCCGGGTATCGCGCCGCGGCGTTGGAGAGCCCGCCTGGCATCAGAGAAGACCAGGCGCACAGTTCATCAAGCCACCCTTGTTGTGGTTCCGTCGGAGCAGGCAGCTCGAGACGTGGGCGATTTAATGGGCGTGCCCCGCGAGAAGATTGAGATCATCAATCAGGGCGTAGGCGACGACTACTACCCCGAGCGTGTTGCGGGGGGTCGCGAGGCGCTTTGTCGGCGGTATGCCCTACCTCGGGACAGGTATGTGCTGTTCGTGGGAACGCTCGAGCCGCGCAAAAATATCCCCACATTGGTGCGGGCCTTTGGCGGGATGACTCGCATACGGCGCTCTCACTGCCTCGTGCTCGTTGGTGCTCCCGGACAGGGGATTGAGGAGATCTCTGATGTCGTCAGGGGCTCGGGTCTGGATGGGGAGGTCGTCATGCCGGGCTATCTTCCCCCGGAGGAGGTCCGACGCCTCTATTCCTACGCCGACCTGTTTGTCTACCCTTCGCTCTATGAGGGGTTCGGTTTGCCGCCCCTGGAAGCGATGGCGTGCGGAACTCCCACCATCACCTCGAACACATCTTCGCTCCCCGAAGTTGTCGGAGAGGCGGCTCTCCAGGTAGATCCCCGGGACCCTGAGGCCCTGGCTGACGCGATGAACGCTATCTTGGAAGATGAAACGCTGGCCGTCATGCTTCGAGCGCGTGGGTTCGATCGCATAAAGCAGTTCTCGTGGGAGCGAACTGCGCGCGAGACACTGCAGGCATATCGCCGGGTGGGAAGTCGGTGA
- a CDS encoding O-antigen ligase family protein: MSAMRWDVLNFCGVLNVARGIADVFIYSSFFLLIVNTLNSESQVKSTLLTMIVATGIGDVAGIYRYFLVPTTAVRLSVPGLSFTAAFLAMALVAMAALLIHARLDVRWRICIGAVMVLSVVALVFTHTRSMWLITGLNLGILSVMGRVWKWPIILLAFFVAVAFGAVKSDMLIKQRVVSLMAPWQDTSFLGRIPIWKGALGMVQDHPFLGVGPKCFKPSREKYNVPQEFGQAHNLFVHVAAELGGLGLLALLALIGAYAHFLVTVRRQLGCDLARALWYAAAGSFLVILGGGIIDPLLGHQVALLFATLTGLLIVAKDFARNPSLSAQPGSWAFSRQ; encoded by the coding sequence ATGAGCGCAATGCGGTGGGATGTGCTGAATTTTTGCGGCGTCCTGAATGTCGCCAGAGGGATCGCGGATGTCTTCATCTACAGCTCCTTTTTCCTCCTGATCGTGAATACGCTCAATTCAGAATCCCAGGTAAAGTCGACACTGCTGACTATGATAGTCGCTACCGGAATCGGTGACGTTGCGGGGATATACAGATATTTTCTTGTTCCAACCACAGCGGTGCGCCTGAGTGTCCCGGGACTGTCTTTCACCGCCGCCTTTCTTGCCATGGCGCTTGTTGCCATGGCAGCCTTGTTGATCCATGCTCGGCTCGATGTTCGCTGGCGAATATGTATCGGGGCTGTCATGGTCCTATCGGTCGTTGCCCTTGTGTTTACCCATACCAGATCAATGTGGCTCATTACAGGGCTCAATCTGGGGATCCTCAGTGTGATGGGGCGGGTCTGGAAGTGGCCTATTATTTTGCTCGCCTTCTTTGTGGCCGTGGCCTTTGGGGCCGTGAAATCGGATATGCTTATCAAGCAGCGGGTAGTCAGCTTGATGGCTCCCTGGCAGGATACAAGCTTCTTGGGCAGAATTCCTATCTGGAAGGGCGCCTTGGGCATGGTGCAGGATCATCCGTTTCTCGGGGTCGGGCCCAAGTGCTTTAAGCCTAGTCGGGAAAAGTACAACGTGCCACAGGAGTTCGGCCAAGCCCATAATCTGTTCGTCCATGTTGCCGCCGAACTCGGTGGTCTAGGTCTGCTGGCATTGTTGGCCCTGATCGGGGCCTACGCGCATTTCCTCGTGACTGTCCGGCGCCAACTTGGGTGTGACTTGGCCAGGGCGCTGTGGTACGCGGCGGCGGGGTCGTTTCTCGTGATTCTCGGTGGCGGAATCATCGACCCGCTGCTGGGTCACCAAGTGGCCCTCCTTTTCGCAACACTTACGGGACTGCTCATTGTGGCCAAGGATTTCGCGCGCAATCCGTCGCTCTCCGCTCAGCCTGGTTCGTGGGCGTTTTCGAGGCAGTGA
- a CDS encoding glycosyltransferase — protein sequence MVRPHRILYIYRSVGGSYGGALADLLNIVARLDPAHYVPTVLLSCGDEPMTRFDRLGVETVALPLPPLRKGKSIPFLPFAVLRLWRLLRAREIALVHVNDADDAAIASVACRLAGIPCVAHMRSEMVPNKFRKLRLQWADLLIAVSEGVRRQAIQGGLSAEKVVTVYSGIDPERAKAARDCLRIRVERGISPETLVIGSVANIVPKKGYDVLIRAMAKARQEINDLVCLIVGADERGLQRGLERLGGSLGLDGRLCFAGFQDDVYPYFDAMDLFVLASVDEGFGIVLLEAMACEKPVVATRVDGPPEIVEDGRTGLLVPPGDPDAMAKALVELLKDPERRARMGKQGRERIECVFGLDSQMSVLIDLYDQVLSRMPGKSERRG from the coding sequence ATGGTTCGTCCGCATCGAATTCTCTACATCTATCGGTCGGTCGGTGGGAGCTATGGCGGGGCACTAGCAGACCTTCTCAATATAGTGGCGCGGCTTGATCCGGCACACTACGTGCCTACGGTCCTCCTCTCGTGTGGGGATGAACCCATGACCAGATTCGATCGCCTCGGGGTAGAGACGGTCGCTCTCCCCCTCCCGCCGCTCAGGAAGGGGAAGTCGATTCCCTTTCTTCCGTTTGCAGTCCTGAGGCTCTGGCGACTACTTCGCGCAAGAGAGATCGCTCTTGTCCACGTTAATGACGCCGACGACGCTGCCATCGCGTCCGTGGCCTGTCGTCTCGCTGGAATCCCCTGTGTGGCCCACATGCGGAGCGAAATGGTGCCGAACAAATTCAGGAAGCTACGCCTACAGTGGGCTGACCTCCTGATCGCCGTTTCAGAGGGCGTGCGGCGGCAAGCCATCCAAGGCGGACTTTCGGCAGAGAAGGTGGTGACTGTCTATAGCGGTATTGATCCTGAGAGGGCCAAGGCAGCCAGAGACTGCCTGAGAATCAGAGTGGAGCGCGGCATTTCTCCGGAGACCCTTGTGATCGGGAGCGTGGCGAACATCGTTCCCAAAAAGGGCTACGACGTCCTCATTCGAGCGATGGCCAAGGCAAGGCAGGAAATCAATGACCTGGTCTGTCTCATTGTGGGAGCCGATGAGCGCGGGTTGCAGAGGGGATTGGAGCGATTAGGAGGATCCCTCGGTCTCGACGGCAGGTTGTGCTTTGCCGGGTTCCAGGACGATGTATATCCTTACTTTGATGCCATGGACCTGTTCGTTTTGGCTTCGGTCGATGAGGGATTCGGGATCGTGCTGCTTGAGGCGATGGCCTGCGAAAAGCCGGTAGTGGCGACGAGAGTGGATGGCCCACCTGAGATCGTGGAGGACGGGCGGACTGGCCTGTTGGTGCCTCCTGGAGACCCTGACGCGATGGCCAAAGCCCTTGTAGAGCTACTGAAAGATCCGGAGCGACGCGCTCGCATGGGAAAACAGGGCCGAGAGCGGATCGAGTGCGTCTTTGGCCTGGATTCACAGATGAGCGTTCTGATTGATCTGTATGATCAAGTGCTTAGTCGGATGCCAGGGAAATCCGAAAGGCGCGGATAG
- a CDS encoding glycosyltransferase family 2 protein: MADLTATIITYNEEENIQACLESLTWVKEIVVVDSGSSDRTVEICRDYTDKVCINPWPGHQEQKNVAISLASHEWILSIDADERVPVELREAIERELSVPRHAGYRITRRNYFLGRWMRHGGWYPDRVLRLFDRRKGRFGGLNPHDRVVIADGSIDLLDGYLVHLTYRDFSRYIQKQDWYTGISAEGRVRGGHRARSITGIELALRALVKFVQVYLVKRGFLDGTHGLIAAVGAAHFNFMKYAKVWELGLRAKPGQGTERRQERWLDRHSAPAITPLVGQDERTVGISALAITLNEEENIRQCLESVSWADEIVVVDAGSDDGTVNVAKAAGALVWSKDWTGFGAQKNFAFDQATGEWLLVIDADERVSAALADEILALQKAGTLSACTAYDVPRRNYFFGRWLRWGGAYPDRQIRLIRRGKGRYNDLPLHEHLLVDGTVGHLSGHLIHEAGRTVTDRVAKLNRYSDSVATETLVKCKRVAWWDLVFRPAVVFVKLYILKQGFRDGLHGLVYAGLASLYTFARYVKAWELSGYPRCSG; encoded by the coding sequence ATGGCCGATCTCACCGCGACGATTATCACCTACAACGAGGAAGAGAATATTCAGGCGTGCCTGGAGAGTCTGACATGGGTGAAGGAGATTGTTGTTGTTGATTCAGGAAGCTCGGATCGCACCGTAGAGATTTGCCGCGACTACACCGATAAGGTGTGTATCAACCCATGGCCAGGTCATCAGGAGCAGAAGAACGTGGCCATTTCCTTGGCCAGCCATGAGTGGATCCTGAGCATCGATGCCGACGAGCGGGTGCCAGTAGAGCTTCGGGAGGCGATTGAACGTGAACTGTCCGTGCCTCGCCATGCGGGGTACCGGATCACCCGTAGAAACTACTTCCTGGGACGGTGGATGCGACATGGGGGGTGGTACCCCGATCGCGTTCTGCGCCTGTTTGATCGGCGGAAAGGGCGGTTCGGCGGCCTGAATCCTCACGACCGTGTCGTCATCGCTGATGGCTCCATCGATCTGCTCGATGGCTATCTCGTCCACCTGACCTATCGAGATTTCTCCCGGTACATCCAAAAACAGGATTGGTATACAGGGATCTCGGCAGAAGGGCGGGTGCGCGGGGGCCATCGGGCAAGATCAATCACTGGTATAGAACTGGCGCTGCGCGCGCTGGTGAAGTTCGTGCAGGTGTATCTGGTCAAGCGGGGCTTTCTCGATGGGACGCATGGATTGATCGCAGCAGTGGGCGCCGCCCATTTCAATTTCATGAAATATGCAAAAGTCTGGGAATTGGGGCTCCGCGCGAAGCCGGGTCAGGGAACCGAACGTCGGCAGGAACGGTGGCTCGATCGACACAGTGCGCCAGCGATCACACCTCTCGTCGGACAGGATGAACGGACGGTCGGGATCTCGGCTCTCGCAATTACGTTGAACGAAGAGGAGAACATCCGGCAATGCCTGGAGAGCGTGAGCTGGGCTGATGAGATCGTGGTGGTGGACGCGGGCAGCGACGATGGGACGGTCAACGTTGCGAAGGCGGCGGGGGCACTGGTGTGGTCCAAGGACTGGACAGGGTTTGGCGCGCAGAAGAACTTTGCCTTTGATCAAGCCACGGGCGAGTGGCTGCTGGTGATCGATGCTGACGAGCGGGTCTCCGCCGCCTTGGCGGACGAGATCCTCGCCCTTCAGAAGGCGGGGACGCTCTCGGCCTGTACAGCCTATGACGTTCCACGGCGGAACTACTTCTTTGGCCGATGGCTGCGGTGGGGTGGAGCCTATCCAGATCGACAGATTCGACTTATCCGACGCGGTAAGGGCAGGTACAACGACCTTCCTCTGCATGAGCACCTTTTGGTAGACGGAACGGTTGGACACCTCTCCGGGCACCTGATCCATGAGGCAGGCCGCACAGTAACCGATCGTGTGGCTAAGCTCAACCGCTATAGCGACTCCGTGGCGACCGAAACGTTGGTAAAGTGTAAGCGAGTTGCGTGGTGGGATCTGGTGTTCCGTCCTGCGGTCGTCTTCGTGAAGCTGTACATTCTCAAACAGGGATTTCGCGATGGTCTCCACGGGCTCGTCTACGCCGGGCTCGCTAGTCTTTACACCTTCGCACGCTACGTGAAGGCCTGGGAACTGAGCGGGTACCCGAGGTGCTCTGGATAG